The genomic region GCCTGAGTCGCGCGTGGGGGTGCGGGCGGTGTGGGTTGTGGAGTGTCCCTGCGGAGCTAATGTCGCTTGACGGGGTTTCTGGTGTGGCCGTGCTGGTTCGGCGGCACATCGGGCCTGAATAGGGGTCTGAAGGCAAAAGGTGCGGTAGCGAGGCCGCCCGCACGCTCTCTCCGTCTGTTACAAAGTAGCACAGGGGATGGGGAACGGCCGCAACGCGACTGCACCCCGGTCTTTCCTGTTCTGAAGGGCTCGGAGGGGTGGGCGCTGCTGCCGGGGCACCTAAAagtgtgcgtgtgcgtgtgtgGGGGCGGCTGTTTTTAGGCAAGCCTGTCTCGCAGTCACCTTGAGGAGGGTATGAGTTGCTGTGTGCTCGGACAGATACTGAAGGATTTAGGGGACAGAgttgctgcagagcagccaggcagaaagggacctgggagtctggattgacaggaagctgaacatgagccagcagtgtgcccaggtggccaagaaggccaatggcatcctggcctccatcaggaacagcgtggccagcaggtccagggaagggattctgcccctgtactcagccctggtgaggccacacctcgagtcctgtgtccagttctgggcccctcagttcaggaaggagattgaggtgctggagtgggtccaaaggagggcaaccaggctggtgaagggactcgagcacagatcctatgaggagaggctgagggagctggggctgttcagcctggagaagaggaggctcagaggagacctcatcactctctacaactccctgaaaggagggggtagccaggggggggttggtctcttttcccaggcaactctcagcaagacaagagggcacggcctcaagttgtgctgcgggaggtttaggttggatattagaaagaatttctttactgagagggtgatcagacattggaatgggctgcccagggaagtggtggattctccgtccctggagatatttaaaaagagactggatgtggcactcagtgccatggtctggtaactgcagcgggagtggatcaagggttggacttgatgatctctgaggtcccttccaacccagccaattctatgattctatgatctcgGTGGAAGCAGAGTGATCGTTTATCAAAGGTCAGCCATGAAGGAGCACACCAGTCCTTCAAAATGCACCGGGTATTATGCCTTGTAGTTGTGTTAATGAGCCATTTTTATGGCTATTTAGATGGGTGTTTAAGGGGAGAAATACCTACTTCAAAATGTGCAGATTTTTTATTGTGATCTTGCAGGTACTTTGATAGTGCCTGAATTATTTTTGACATTTCATTATAAGTAATTGGTGTATTAATCTATTTACAGCTCACTGGAGAAATACCAAATAACAGCGAATTAATTATGGTGTCATGAGAGAATAtccattattttaataaaaagagtGTCATATTCATCAAAATGTTACTCTCAGAAtagtaatttgtatttttccaaGTCTGCTTATTGtcaatcttttaaaattaaaatgacagaTCATGGCAAcaggcagaaagaaattactgccttttctccccctccccctccgcATGCATTACTATACGatatatatagtatattatAATACCTGCAGGTACAcaactgcagcaggagaaaatggTTCCATGCTCTTACAAGGGTTCCTTGCAAGGAAGACATCTCTCTAACCAAACCACAAGAAGTTGGTTTCCCATTACTTCTCTTCTTACACTTTTTAGAAGCCCCACGGGGTGCTAAACTGATTAAATCTTCCTTACCCCACCCTCTTTAGCAGACTCTGAAATGGAGACCTATGCCTGCACTGCTGTGGTCTAACATGGGGGTTTTACACACCTTCAAGAAGAGCCTTTCTAGATAGAGCCCTTGCACTTCACTCTAAACTGTGCCATCCTGTTTTGTTCTTCCAGTCTCCAGTTATGTTGGACATCTGGAGAGAACACTAtgggaaagctgctttttaatttttattaaaaaaaccccaaaccaaacaacaacaaaaaaaccccggagaaaacaaagtttcatgtaattttttctttcctcctatCCCCCAAAAACACATATTGTGATCCAACTCTTGGTTCATCTCAGTATTCTGTGAGGAAATTGATTTTGGAGGCTGCCCAAGGCAGATACACAAAGGGTTTTCAGGTGTGTGTGAACAGAAGACAGTGAGCTACCAGCGGCTCATTTAGCAGGAGCTTTCTGAAACTGATCCTGTTCAgtttcagaaagagaagaagagagcGTGCACCCCCGAGAGAGCTCACTGCTCCTCTGGGCTACGTATTTGACAGTGACAGTTCTACCCTTCCACCCCCATCCATTTTGGGAAACAGAATTAAGGTGTAGTTTACAAACAGGAGCGTCTTGTCAGTCTTTCATTCTGGTCTTGAATTGCAACAGCAATTGCAAAGCATCCTGATGAGTGAGTGGTTGAAGCATTAAGGAAGTTTCGAgaacaacaagaagaaaaaaggttgaGGACTTTTGCGTGTTggtcacagaatcagagaactgtcatggttggaaaaaacctctaagatcaccacatccagcCTTCGACATTTCTCCTAGTAAAATagataaattatatttatgaaTATATCACAGTGCCCCTagaccatgtcctgaagtgcctcatttacatgtgtttttaaatatttccagggatggtgattccaccacctccctgggcagtccattctAACTACCCTCTCAGtaaggaaattcttcctcataccagtctaaacctcccctggtgcaacttcagcccatttcctccagtcctatcattatttacttgtgagaagaggccaacacccgcctctctacaacctccttccatgtagttgtagagagcaatatggtctcctctcagcctgtTATAATAAAGTACAAGTTGCTCCATATTTTGTGgggaaaatatgtttatttgCACCTTCAATAATCTTacataattttcttaaattctttATGAGTTATATGCCCTACCTATCCAGAAGGAGCCAGTAACATGATACATATTGCATGCAGATAATCTAAGACAAGTGAGCAAAACAAGAATAATTTGTGTGCTCCATATATTCTACGATTTTATTATCTTTGTAAAAGATAATGAGTTTGTCTTATTAAATAGCATTGTTTATGCAAAGCAAGATTACCAAGACATTTACCAGATGTGTTGGGACAGAGCATAACAAACTTTAAATTCCATGTTCGCTGAGAAGCTGCCTTCCAAAGGACTGTAATTAACCCATACATCAAGGCAGGGTACAAATTCTTGCTCACTATCTTTTGAATTCTGCAGGAATTTTCTTAAGAGCAcggaatgaaaaaaattactgtaattctGCAACTATGGAATGTGTTTCCAGCACACAAGAGTTGATGCTTTAAATACTTGCCACAGTAGAATCTGCCTTTCCAACAGATTCTGAAGGTCATGACCTCTTTTGTTTGTGAACCGTGCCAGTCCAGTCAGCATTCTTGCTTTGGGCTACTTTCAGGGCTTTTCTCCATGCCAAATTAGTGTAAAGGAAGGCAGGGTATGCATTTATAGTATGTTAACTATTCTTCTTTGGAAACTTAAAATATTCTCTCTGCACTGTGCAAATGAACTGTAAATAATTTCCCAAACTATGGCCATTTtattgggttggttttgggttcAGTACATTCTAACTGGAGTGGGATGGTAGAGGCTACAGAAAAAGTTAAGAAAGCATTAAAGAGGAGGCTAATCTGAATGCTTAAATGAGTAGTAGGATGCAGAACTATCCTATGTTTTTATGTCAAAACTAGTTTGTGTGTGAAGTATTTGGTTAGGTACTGAGAAATTGTATATGTATTCTTTAATTCTGGTCTTTAATTACAATAGGAAACAGAAAGGTAAGAAACTTGGTGTTCTGTTACTTGTCTGCATACCCCAGCAAGACTGTTGAAAGATAAGTGTGAAACTGAAACAAGGAAACTATCATTTTATTTGAGCTGGTAGGGTTGGGCCTCCCTAAGGCCCAACTATTTCATTGTTAACAGGACATGAAAGCCCCATTAACCACACAGGGATAGTAGCAGAGAGTGAGGAGTTATATGTACAATAGCAAGTTACTGTGAATCATGAGGCCCAGttctaacattttaaaaactattagTTTGGATGTCTAGCCTAAGACTCTACCCATGCCTATATTGCCAGCACCAGAGCAGGACTCAGTGGGCTTGCTTTTGACATAATCCCTCTGTCTCTGGGGTCATGGTAGGTGGCTCTACTTCAACTCTGAGCCTCCACACAGTCCTAAAGGGCTCCTACACTGCTGATAAATACCAACTGCCCTTGCAGCAGGCTATGCCAAAGCCTTTTTGCAAAATAATCCAAGAGTAATTTGCTTCTTCAACATGAGCCACAGGACACTGCTGTGTGGCAACATTCCTGATCCACCTACACAGTGGATTGGTCTGGAGGGCAAGTGGAGCCTTTGTATCCAGCCTAAGCCCACGGCTTTAGGTCTGGCAGCCATTTGGTTGCATCCTATGAGTATGAAGGGTTTAACTTTCTCTCTCAGTGTGCCTCTAGTTCACCTACAGTCTACAGTGGGTCAGGGCTTGCATCACTCATTGAGGATGTTTGTGATATGGAAGTTTCTGTCCAGGCTTGAAATATAATGTTAACACACCTCTGGTGGATTCCAGAATTAATAGTTAACCTTATTGTAAAGATAAGGCTCTTTGTGATCTTGTTGACATAAATCATTATGAAAAACATGTAGCATATATTATGGGGTAGGATATCCATATCCTGTATGGACAGGAAAAATGACACAAGAACTCTTTCCTGTTCATGGTCTGTTTCCTAACCGGAGAAACACTGTCTTTCAATCCAAGCATGAAGCAGATTATGTACAGTAAAAtaagtgaaaagaaaagcagtatcCATCTGTGCTTAAATGCTAGCTAAGAACAACTCCCTTCCCTGTGTCTATTGTTTTGAAACATGGTGCTTCTTCCACTCTGTTTTTATAATGGTTACATTCCATGTGAAATGGCTCCCTTATCTGCTAGTCAGACAAGCTGAAGGATGATTGCGACTACCCTCGAATTAACACAGCAATTCCTGTTAAAAAGTCTGTATTGAAGCAGGAATCTTCAGTCATTCCTCTGGGAGGATTTGTTTTGGTAGCTGTTAATGCAGAACTACAAACAGGCATGAAAacagttaacatttttttatcaATATTGGTATTCAAAAATTTGTTAGAGATCAATAACAAAGTTTCTCAAATATCAAAACTTTGCAGATACACTTTATTGTAAAAGAAGAGCCAAGCAGCATCGAAGATATTGCACCTGTGTAAGAAGATTGGTAAAGTCATGCATCTGGGTgactggatgaaaaaaaagcagagatgtATATTCAGGGCATATGTCTCATAGAGCTTTGTATGGAGCTCCATCACCAAAGTAAACAAACCCACTTGTTTGTACCAGAAGCTGGgcaatattttgcatttatttgaaCTAATTCAGCTGAACATGTACAGTCTCATTCTTCAGGTGCTAGTTGGTTTACattatgcaaaaataaatcaaacctCTTACCAACTTACTATTAGTTAACAAGCTCTGTATGTAAACAACTTCAAGCACTTCTCTACACAACAACTGATAAAACTAAAGGACTGCACTCTGACCTGTGCTGCTTCCtatctgtttttcagatcaGCTGAGTTGCAGCTGGGTCAAGAGTTACCTAGGTCAGTGAGAACAAAGGTGACTTTTCCAATGTGGTACAAGCACCTTGTTCTGTGGTGCCTCTACCCTTGCAGTGACTGTGCAGCTCCTTTTCAGACCACCATCAGCATTTTGCACTTCTGATAGATTCAGATATTTCAAAGGAGGAGCAAATCAGTCATCTGAGTGACCTTTTGTGCAACACCACTTATAAAATGTCACCAAGCAGCTGAGTTAAGCATGTTTTCCATTTACTGATGGCTCTTATGATACTGAATGAGGATTAGATTGACAAACTGGGCTGACTCATGTGGTTTCATGGAGCAACCTAAGAGGATGAAAACTTGTCAGAGAGCAGGCAACACCTTTTCCTCATACTGGCAATAGTAAGATAGCAAATCAGTAATcataaacaaaaaccaaagaagtAGCAGAAATCTCCCCAGGCTGATAGTTAGCCTTGCTGTGATGAACAGAAGCACCTCTGCCAGatcattttttcctcagataGTGGGTTTGCTGAGACATTCTTTGTTTGAGGACAGGACCTTTATGTCTGTTGATCTAAAGCCCTTCAATTGCCCAGGTTTACACTAGTGTAGCAGAGGGATGTTTCTGGTGTCAGTGTTACCTGCAGGTTTTGGGGGAAACTCAATGGGTCAGAAATGGACAATGTAAATGCTACATTTAACAAGAAgcttttagtttgttttcaaaGTTGAGGGAAGATACTGCTggcttttagaaaaatacattcatttaAGATATATGGATTAAATTGGTAGCCTGAAATGGAGCGTGCATTTTGACAGCTCCTATTACTAAGTCCTTGGAATTCTCCACAGGTCAAGGAGAAAACACTCACAgtaaacattttctgtgttaaattAGACTAAAGTAGACTAAATGAGACTAAGGGAGCTTTTGTCCTCCAGCTCTGTCATCTATGTTCTTTTCCCTCTGACATTTAGCATGTGAACCCAGTTAAACAGGAACACATTGGGTCTTTTTTTGTGTGCCAAGCTCAGTGGTGGcactttaaaaccaaaaagtgGACTGGTAACAGTTGTATATAATTACAAGGGCTACAAATTGCTTTAGTTAATTTCCTTCAAGCTCAAAGCATGGCTATAGTGCTGGTACTAATGCTAAAGCAGAACTGGTCTTTATTTGATGATACTGACCAGGCCCTATTGCAACTAAGAGCCCTGCAATGGGATGGTTGGTTAATAgaagaagagtgaaaaaaggGAGGATGTAATAACATGACATGTCTAACAAACTGACTCTTGACCAGGTTGGTAACAATTTTCAGAATTCTCCAAAGGTTAACAGAAGATTATGCTATCCTTTCCAAAAGGCAACAATGAGAAAACCTTCTTGTCTTGATGCAGTAGGAAGTAGTGCTTCCACAACTGGATACATGCCTCTATGTAGCCCTTCTGCAAGTTTTATCAAATGAAGTAatgggtgtttggttttttttgaagtatTGCTTTCCTCTCAATGGCGTGTATAATGTCCAGcttaaaatcagagaaaaagaaaataattcttctttctgtgcttCTATTGCGCTGTTTATACCAGACcacctttaaatttttttattattattgattAATGTTCATACAACATACATGATGCATACATACTACATGTTCATACATCTTGTAATGCCCACAAGCTGTTGCACTCTTCCTCTCTGTTGGAAGTTGATTTGAAAATGCTGACAGCATCAACTGCAGTTTTACAAAGACATAAATTCAAAGAatgtctgaaatatttttgttaatgcTGAAAGTTACTGTCGGAGGGATGAATGAGCAGTATCCAGTGGGAATATTTTCTTCAGGGAGATGACTCTAAGTTTCCAGATAATTTGGGCACTCTCATGATAATGAAAAAACAGTGGTGTTTGAAAGGGATACTGGAATCTTAGGGGTGTAGGCATTTTGTGAAGGAACAGCAAAGTATATAAAGTGAAGCTGAAGATCACAGAGAATAATTCCCACTTCTAATAATCACAATTCCATGCGAAAAACAAGAGAGGTATCAGccattttcttcttgtaatCTTCATcaaatttctcattttgtgCAACAGTGAAATAATTCTTCCAGTCCCCCACAGCTCCTAAAAACatcaaagcaaaagaagaaaaaagattaattcaCCAGTATTTCCTGAAGCCAAATAGCCATGACTCACTAGATACTTGTACTTCAAGGCTTATTTCAAACTGAATGACTATTAGGAAGACAGAGTTCATGCCAGTAACAAGCCTCAGTACCTTTTCTCATGAATGGTGAAATAGAGTGATCCATTATTCCCTCAAAATCCTTAGTGTAGTTTGCCATgggattttctttcattatttcaaatGAAGTGTTGTAGACTATCTTGTTTAGAACTTCCTCATTTATGTCCTTGTCCAGGAACTTCacaattttctgaatttcttgttTGGGATTCTGCCGAGAGAATAACATGGGATAAGATACAAAGccaaggaaagcaaagaaatcaaACATCCTACTgaaattgaaattgaaattgTTTTCAGGGTGAGATGATCCGGTTATCTAAAGACTACCAATACAGCTGACATTTTATTAGAAAACTGTTTATCACAGATAGTATCCACTACATTTCCAAATTTCAGAGCTCTATAAACCAACATTCAGCCTTTTACCTCCTTCATATCTTCATAGAAGAGATAGAGAATATGGTGTTTGTCTTTTGCCTTCCACCATCCTTTTACATGGTCATACCAGGAACCCCAGAGCACTGAAAAAGGAGTAATATCATCAGCATCTATCAATGTACAAATTATATTTAGGTGTCTTTGGCACTCCTGTTTCCCTCATAACCAGTGGCAGGGCATTTCCCAGCTGGTTTTGAAACACTGTGGCCACGACTGTTGTGCTCGGTGCTTATCACAACATCTGTGCTATTAATCCCTCAGGCATACAGATGCTCAGAGCAGGATTCATCTGTGACTTTAGATGGCAACAAATGCAGATGCTTACTCCTGCATTAAAAATTTGGGCTGCCCTTGCAGTCGATGGAAAGAAACAGACATTTCATCTGGTGATTTCAACAGTGATTCAGCTGGTCAGCTGGACAAGACTGTTCTTCACTGAGAGTAGCAGGGCTGTtgctgattttgcttttttgttttatatttttttttttgttttggcttttttgaaggtttttttatgtgtatttgtttgtttgttttgagaaCGTAAAAATAGAATCACTCCTTTAGTTAGTAATAAAACCCCATGGATTCAAATAACTTACTACTGAAAAAACTTCAGTAGGTATGCTGTAGCATGTCAGGACTGGATTTCAAAccattgctgaaaaaaagaaattttaaagattttttaaatgaacagaaTTTCATATACAATTTATTGCAATTCATCACCTTTTCCATTCATGAATTTCTCCACAAACTCATCCCAAGTTCCTGGTTCAGGCATTCCTTTATTCATTCTGTGGAAATGGTAGTATGATACCAGGTTGTCTTTTGCATTTCTCGCCACATAGATGACCTTTATTGAtatgaaaagagagaggaaaaaatagttaCATATGTTTATATAGATATTGACCATCTCCTAGTATTTCCTCTTGAAGCCTGATGGCAGGGGCTGAAGAGATTTGCTTTGAAACTGCCATTTTCTGAAGCCCAACACAGGCAACTCAGTCGTTACTTCTGTAGTTCACACAGGCTTTgaacataaaagcaaaaatatctgGGGAGATTCCAGGTTTCACAAAGATTCTGGAAACCATATTAAGCCCTGGTTTGTCACTTTCCTTGCAGGTGAAGTAGGATTGAGTCCTACCTCTTTGGCCTTACCTTACAGTTTTGTTCCCAGAAGGAAGGAGGCACCAGCTGCACAGGGAGATGCGTTTTTATTGTTCGTGGAGAAGGCATAGCTTCAGCTAACTCCAGGCCTGTGGGATGTTTCATTGTGAGATGAGACTTGCTCTTTAAATTTCCCTAGCACAGCTTTTCTGCTCTAATATTTGGGATTGCGACTGTGGCCTTTCAGAAATTCACCTTGGAAC from Heliangelus exortis chromosome 1, bHelExo1.hap1, whole genome shotgun sequence harbors:
- the LOC139796463 gene encoding sulfotransferase 1C1-like; translation: MTLDKMEKLSLEQTVSRSALVELEGVVLIEPVHRTFDQVQKFKARPDDLLIATYAKAGTTWTQEIVDMIQQNGDVEKCRRDTTCKRHPFLEWSFQNPPSARYSGLELAEAMPSPRTIKTHLPVQLVPPSFWEQNCKVIYVARNAKDNLVSYYHFHRMNKGMPEPGTWDEFVEKFMNGKVLWGSWYDHVKGWWKAKDKHHILYLFYEDMKENPKQEIQKIVKFLDKDINEEVLNKIVYNTSFEIMKENPMANYTKDFEGIMDHSISPFMRKGAVGDWKNYFTVAQNEKFDEDYKKKMADTSLVFRMEL